ctgCTGCGATTTTTTGAGAGACACGGTGACCCTGCCGTTAGCGTGGTGTTTATGATAAACGGTGGGTTtcttaccctcccccccccccttcctgtttgttactgtttgtttgttttttttttctttttttgtatgaaTGTTTcctatattttcctttttaacgaactttttactcaaaaaaaaaaaaaattaatcaagtAGTCTACTTCCATCAGGTTTGCATATTATGGCAAGTATAACACCATAATTGTACTCTGTACTTTTACTTATTTCACCagaaggatttttttctcttcaagtttATATATTGGCAATTTTTTCACCAGACCtctttgcaagaaataaaagtCCAGAAGTTATAGAAAGACTGGATAGCCGTTTACAAGTTGACTCTACCGTAAAAACTGTCGGTTGGCTGCCTGAGGAAGATTGTGAGTATGGAATACagacatttttttgtcatattcaaATCTTGTGAGCACTACGAAATTCTGGAATCACGCTGACTGAAATGTGAGTATTTATGCCTATTGCGCGCCaattttttcgttctttctttctcttaagCCGAAAAACCTAGCAAATGTGAAATTCCTGAAGATTCAAGATTTCCCCTATGTTCTTTCAAAGTAAAGGTACGTTTTCAAAAAGATATTTTACGGGAAAACGAtttaattaactaattttgtATATTTCCTAAAGAAAGTTTATTCATGATTTCTCTACTGTTTATTATCTTTTAGTCTTTCCCTGATTCATGGAATCCTAAATGCCACGATGGAAAACATAAGGTGAATCTGGATGATAGCTGTTCTGTGATTCAATATCTCAGTGAGGTTAGTAAATTTCCGATCACAAATTACTTGTAAAACTGCTTCATGATTCAATGGTTGCCACGCAAATGAGAATCAtcaatattttgtcttttctatGATGGTGTATGTTTTTGCTTTCTTGTAACACTTAGGTCGAAGCATGGTGTCCAGTTCTGCCATGGCGACAAGACATGGATCCCTTCAAGCCATCAGTTAATCAATCAAAGGTTTGTGCAAGGCTCACGGCAAAATCTGGTAACAATTCATATAAATAGAAATTTTGTTCTTATAAATATTGTCATGGCAACTTCCTTTTGCTAAAACTAACGCTGAAAGTGACTCCTATTTCGTAATCTCTTGAAGCCTCTTGACAAAATATATATCTttgtaaaacaattaaaactttTTGTTAGTAGACTCTGTTCACTTACAGAATCCGTACTGTTCTAGGCAAAGATTCGCACAGATGTATCGGGATTACTAAAGCAACTTACTGATGACCGTTATGCCTGGATGAGAATTCGCATCACCGAAACATGGCCGCAATGGATAGAAGCCGTCAAAGAGCTTGCTATCAGGCAGGGCATATcagagaggaaaaagaaaaaggtgataatattttaacttaattttggtaACTCTCAGATATTTTTCTGGAAACAACCATTCTTCCGCTATTGTTTTCGTGCTTGGTAAACAgcgatttttttcttcttcagatcGCTCTTTATATGGGAAGCTTAGAATTCAATTTTAAGATCTTTATGGAGGCCTTCAATGGTGGCGTTCTGGGAGAACTCAGCCAGTGGAGTGACGTCATGAGTGTTCTGTACATATTGGGACATGATTTGGTAATCACGTCGGACAAAAAAGACTTGCCAAAGTAAGTGCGTGAGTGCTCTTCGAGTTCTACTTTACAAGTATCAAGAGGACAGGGTTCATGTTATGCAACTCTTAGAGAATACGGGACGTGATGAAGGGAAAGAGACAACGGCAACGGAACAGTTATTGGAAATTACCGGAATTTGTTCTCTCATAAATGCTGCAGTCTGATTAGAAACGCTTTTCGCCATCTGTTCCGTGAGTGGGTAGAGTGAGTAACCATACAGAGTGTGATcgttaaataaaaaatgcaatgaaaaaaaaaaccgtgcctttttttgtcaatttaaGTTTTGAACTATTAGCACATTCGTATctaaaaaatgatatttttcggAATCGCCTATGGCTAATTTATTTCGGTATTTTATACCAAGAGAGGTTGCAATTTATCCATTTCAATTCAAGAGTCTtagttttaaagataaaaatgatttttgtgtAGATAGGAAGTTGGAAAATTTAAACGTTAGTTGTCCGTCTTGCTCTCCTCCTTAAACTTTGTGACCTTCTTTTTTGCAGTATCATCACACCTCCTGACTCGGACGGCTGTGCTTCCAGGAAACTGAACGACAGTTTGGATCTGATATTCACTGATATCATAGGTGTTGAAAAATTGCGTGATGCTAGTGGAGCACATCAATCTCGATACAGGTTAGACACACTGGCTTAAGACGTTTCCTTTTCGATTTTAAATGTTTAGATTACAGACGTTAAATTCTGCATGGCTCAGTGTAAATTTACACGGAGTTGATCATCACCGCAAAGCTTTTAGCTCACCACAAATTACGTTAATTTTTGATGTTTAGCGGGTCATTGAAAATTGTCATAAGAATAGATAAAGATATTTAGagacagaataaaaaaaaataaaaacaaaaacaaaacaaaaacaaaaaaaaaagtacgaaATTTAAACTTTGCTTGACCACTATTTCATGTAAGCGCTTACAAACACGTGATCCTCCACGGTCAATCTGCCTCGATTAAAAAGCAAATGGGGTCGTGTAAGGAGGCCTCGGGGTTTTCAAAAGCTAATGGGATACTAGTATGGCCAAGAATTGAAAACATTAGTATTGCATATGACAATCTAATATATTTCGAGTTGAGCGTGCTTTCTCTGTGTAAGGATCTGTTACACTAAAAGGCGCGTACAGTAAGTACAAAAACAATAGAGATAACGCATAGTAGGTATTTAAGAGGAAAGCTTCATTTTTTTGCGTTCCAGAAATGTTCTAATAAAATAAAGTATCTcgcgataaaatcaaaatatcgcgAGATAAATGGGAAATTGTTATTACGCACATGATGAGTTGTCACGCACGTTGTTTCCGTGGACGAGACGACAATGGTTGCAACAgttggaaatttctttcttaaCGGGGTTGGCGATGCAGAAGTCACATCTAGAAATTTACAAATCTGCAGAGTAATCTCAAAGATTAGATAATCCACACGTGTTCTCAGACACTGACAGCCATCTCTGAACATGTCTCGTAAGATTTCACAAAATCAAGATTTACTGTACTGATTCACAGAGCTATGTGCCGTAGAAGTATTCTAAATTACCATCCAATGATCTTTTCACGAAAATAAAACACTCTTGACCTCAAAACATACCTCCTCGACTGTTGCAGCCATTGTCGTCCACGGAGACACCTGGCGTGACAGCCGATCACGTGGGACCTAACATTTTCCCATTTATCGCacgataaaagaaaatgtagcATGTCCTCTGTAGGCCACCGTAATCTAGAGactttttctctcaaaatttgGCTAAAAAACTCATGCGTTTGGAGAAGTCTGTTTGCTTCCCCCATTTCTGACCTTTCTCAGTTGTATTCCCATTCAAattaaatttgtgtaatcacATAAGGCTTCCATCAACAAGCTGAGGACCCATCCACATTAAAACAGCTTATAACTTGGCTCCTATAGCGTTATTATTTGACTCCACAATATTAATTTCCCAGAGATTGgcattttcatgtatttatttaataattcgtttatttctttttgctctACTTCTTCCTCACTTAGATGCAAAATTCGTGTCCTTGACTCATTTGGATCTGACGCCGAATTCAACTTCGCGTTTTACAAGGAGAATATTCCTGGAGGGAGATCCGTGTGGGGAAGCTTAAATCTGCTCCTTCCACAGTTTATGACTATGTACCGTGAGTTATGGTTTTCCATTATTTTACGTGGCTAtcacttgttttttttggtCTGCTTTTTTTTATACCTTTTATGTAACTCGATGGTAGATTATTTTTGGGAGCATTTATAGCATTTCGAAGTCATTATTATCACAGGCATACTTAAATTATCTAAGCAACTCAAAATTTTTGTGAGTCATATGTACGTTCATGCTTCCTCATCAAAATGATTTGGTGTGTTTTTATGCTAGCCTGTTTtgctatgttttgttttatttcattttgtgttttgcTGGTTGTATGTTTTATACcgtgttttgctttcttttattttatgtttgttttttatttagtcCTAGCTTTTTGTCTCTATTTTCAGCGCACAGTCCTGATAATTCGTTCGTTGGCTTTGCTGTTCCAGATAAGAAGCATCTAGTGGAAACAAAAGTTACAAGAATAGGAACAAAAGCGCTTGTTTACGgaaaaatgccttttttctGGGAGGTAAGGAAACTCACAAGTTCATCTGCAACGAGATTAAGGTCCTATATCAATCGTCTGATGATGAGGTTCGGTCACAAAAGTCCTTATGAATTTCGTTAATAAGTTTATCACTTTAAACTCTAAAAGTTACTAGTCTGTAAATTATCCTTCCATAATTAGAACTGAATCAAACAGTAGGGccataaaaatattgaaattgaGCGCGAACGAAGGAAGTAagcctcttgattgttaaccaatACTCCTTAATTATTAATACAATGgaaaatgtgtagagaacagaatggagaaaatAAGGATCGGTGTTAGTATCCAAGAGCTGCACACATACCCCTTCCTAACCCACCAATAGTCATTTGATAACAAATTGGGTttaatgttgagttaggggaggtTTAGGTGTgaagtttctcagatactgatatgAATATACCTACTGATTTTTTGATCTAAAGGGGGGCTGGGAGTTCTCTCATAATTCAATTCTTTTAAGGGTAAACTAAAGTTGCGATAGGGCACATAAGAAAATAGAACCCATGAATAAATGAGCGCAACTTAACAGAAAAATGCTATTGCagctttaaattaaaattgcatTCTCTTTAGGGCAAGAGACATTATCTCGATATAATCAAGAAGTACTTCCCTGAAGTCCATGCCAACATTGGAACGAAAAACGTGaggaaatttgttttgtttgcttgtacTGAAGTTTCACGAACGAAATTACAATAATTGCATCAAAAATCATTTAACTCCGCACTGATTTGTATTGAATACTACACATTGTGACTCAAATCTGACCTTATctgtgaatgaaaaacaaaccgaCAATTACTGTCGGCTCCGGGTTAACCCCCTATTCATGTttatatacaaaataaatagCCTGCATGTTGCCTCGCGCGTcatatttttgttcttaccacattttgaagtcatctgtGATCAAATACTGAACCGACGCACGGCAACGTGGAACCTATGTCAAGCACAGCTGGAGATCTAGGGAAAATTCGTGTATGTCAAGTCAAcctatttgtttatttgacgatttatttctttcattatttatctttttacttTTGTCAGGAGAGCGAGCTTCTTAAGTATGAAGTCCCAGAATATATCATCAATCACGGCATAGTGAACATAACCACGCTATTGAGTCTCTTCCAGAGTAGTAAGGTAAAGAGTGAGTagccacaacttttttttctacttttaacaaaaaccaaagaaaaaagagcacaaaatgactgaaaaacaaaacagctttaaacaacGTGGGGTAAAGAGAAAAGTCGCTCGCTCTCAACTAAACTTCAATTTCGACTTCTTTGCCAATCATAGTGCGCGTTATATTGGCCACAAGCCCGAGCCATATAATCAAGAtcattagtatatactaaaacagtgcaTAGCGTTGATGGCACACCATGATTGGCTACTCCaactctgaatatcctttgTTATTTAGCAACTTGCATAGGATTTGCACCCGAAAATATTGCAATCGTTGCAGAGATAATgatcaaaaaaatatatgtttgtGCTACTTTATCTCACCGtcttagtatatactaaaacaactcAGTGTCGGTGACAAGCAGTAGATATTTAACTCACCGCTTACaagctcggtaaatatccaccagtGGCCACCTCAGCTAATATGGATAGTTTTTAATTATGATGCATTCCTCTTTAATTATATCATCATtctttaatcattttttaatcaGGTTTTTGTGGGTCTTGGAATGCCATTCGAAGGACCAGCAGCTCTCGAGGCACTGGCTAATGGATGTTTCTTTATAAATCCCAAGGTATATCAGAGAATCATTATTATGTCAACAGCGTGCTTTTTTCTACATCCCTATTACTACGTTATTACCACccttgtgcaatttttttcgtGTTAACGTATATGGCCCTGGGGATGAGCACTCGTCAGGCCGCGATGAAAAAagtacatagaaaaaaaaaattatgaacgAGCTTATATCCTCcaatttttcttgaagtttaTTCCGGCATACGATCGTCTCAATCACGGATTTTTCGCAGGAAAACCCATGAATAGGAAGGTATGTATGCTATAAATTATACCCATGTTCCTACTAACACCACATGAATTAATTGTTgcgcttcttttttttcttttcgcaatAGGAAGGGTTACGTTTAAGTTATATATCCGTTATTTACCAAAgttgttcggtcaagatggtTAAATCTGACAAGCTTTGTTCTCTTTTTGAGTCTCTGTGCACTCAGACGAAGTCAAGGTCCctaaaacctaaaaaaaagaaaattaaacgataaaaattaaagtttacaaCCGTTCAATCTTGACCGAACAAACATAGTCAATAAAGGGCTTATCATATAGCAGAACAATTTCAACCAGCATGCTTTTTACGCCACCTCTCGATCAGCTAGGGACATCCAAACGTTCATTTTACTCACATTTTTAGGCAAGGTATTTCCGTGGTACATCTGTAATTAAATGTTAATTATTCCCTCATTATTTTATCcgattaatattttttttggtgttaGATCACATCTCAAAATCCATACGCCGAGGTATTCATTGGAAAACCATTTGTACAAACAGTTGACATCAAAAATCAAGCAGAGGTTGAAGAGGCCGTGAGGAACATACTTCAGTCAAAGGTAAGTTAATAACATCTTCGTGACACTAGGGAAACGTCTCTTTGGATAATTTTTACTTGAGTTTTGTGGGTAACCTTACATTGCATCGGTTTTTACTTCACCTATCTCTGAGATTGGTCTGAAAGACTTTCGCCCCTTGTCTCAATCAATTATTGGAAATGAAAATCAATCGTGACTTAGTCACTCGCATTTTCCGGCACTTATAAGATAGCCcgaaattgattaaaaatgaaaagtggtCCGGCATCTGTATGAACTGATTgagaaaaaaacactctttCACAACAAACGAACAGAAGGCTGTAGATGCCAGGATTTTAGGGACTGGTATTTAAAAATGACCGAGCAATTCCAAGCCCCTTCAGCCAGTTTGGTCCTTTATACTCTAGGGTCTCATTGGCTaatttttacatttcctttgtCTTGATTGCCGCATTGATTACTTTCAGTGATTTTTCTCTACGAATAAGCttcaaattgaaatgcattctTTTGTGATTGCATTTTGGTTGGTCCATagagattattttgaaaaaccttGACCCAAAACGGAAAATACT
The sequence above is a segment of the Pocillopora verrucosa isolate sample1 chromosome 13, ASM3666991v2, whole genome shotgun sequence genome. Coding sequences within it:
- the LOC131776029 gene encoding alpha-1,6-mannosylglycoprotein 6-beta-N-acetylglucosaminyltransferase A, whose translation is MRFQRSLSKKRCFLLLAFFAAVTVLVQNAIVILVSFCNNNFCYWRLGNFESRHSRMIDLFARNKSPEVIERLDSRLQVDSTVKTVGWLPEEDSEKPSKCEIPEDSRFPLCSFKVKSFPDSWNPKCHDGKHKVNLDDSCSVIQYLSEVEAWCPVLPWRQDMDPFKPSVNQSKAKIRTDVSGLLKQLTDDRYAWMRIRITETWPQWIEAVKELAIRQGISERKKKKIALYMGSLEFNFKIFMEAFNGGVLGELSQWSDVMSVLYILGHDLVITSDKKDLPNIITPPDSDGCASRKLNDSLDLIFTDIIGVEKLRDASGAHQSRYRCKIRVLDSFGSDAEFNFAFYKENIPGGRSVWGSLNLLLPQFMTMYPHSPDNSFVGFAVPDKKHLVETKVTRIGTKALVYGKMPFFWEGKRHYLDIIKKYFPEVHANIGTKNESELLKYEVPEYIINHGIVNITTLLSLFQSSKVFVGLGMPFEGPAALEALANGCFFINPKFIPAYDRLNHGFFAGKPMNRKITSQNPYAEVFIGKPFVQTVDIKNQAEVEEAVRNILQSKATPHLPYEFTVLGMLERLNAYVEYQDFCRLNDWPPIKELKTAISKDGQSCEFACLDKGLVCEPTFFPLINTRDTFKSAGMPCNASTIEPRDSILAPSMNTADNTCMLQNEALLFSCRAAKAGVVRICPCRSYRKEQVALCESCLGS